GAGGGCGGCGAAGGGGCCGATGAGCGCAAAACCCGATACCAGTGGAAACAGCATCGGCAGCGCGTTTGCCCCGGAGGTCCAGGCCGCCAGGACGACGCCCATGATAGGGTAGATCATGAATAGGAAGACGATGTGGGACGGCTTTACCAGGAAGTCGTCGATGCCGCGCCTCAGCGCGTCGAACAGGTCCGAAACACCGATCTTTCGCACTCCGGTGTGCTCCAGCGTTTCGGTGGCGCCTGCGATCACGTGAAAGGTTGCCATGACCATCCTCCAAGAGCGGGTCCCGGTTCGGTCGCGGTGCGCGGCGCTGTGGTCCAGCTAGACCGGCCACGCAAGACGCGACCTGCCCCCAGGGGAGAATACTCCTATGCTCGCGATTTTGCACCGGGATTTGAGGCGTCCCCGTCGCGAGCACGCCGACTCGCCCTTTTCGGCGCATTCCGATAGACTTTCGCGAGCTGGGAGTTCGCGCCATGGACTCGAAGACATTTGCCTTTGTTGGGCTGGGAATCGCCTTTCTTCTGCTCTTCGGATTCTGGCTGTCGTCCTGACGCGTTCGCGCGCAGTGCGCGGCGGTCGCCAATGCCCCGGCTGAGATCCTTTGCCGTGAACCATGCCTGTTTTGCGATGGCGACGTATCGGGGGGCATCCAGCCGTTCCCCCCGCTTCTGGATATCGGCAGCACGTAAGGTTTTCCCGCGGATGATCCCGCAACGCCTTGTCACGCGAGGGCGGAGCTAGTCCAATCAAGAAAAATACCCCGGTTAGTGGGGCCGGAGCCGTGATCGGGATCATTGTCAGGCAAGCAATCACTCCCGGCTCTCAAGTCGGACGGGGCCTGACCAAGGCCCGTCGGGGGCGCGACTCGACCGCGGCATACCGGATCGTCGCCCCGATCGTTGCAATGCGAGGCATGTCTGCTCGCGGCGGCCCGTCGCAATCGGCGCCAAAGCCATGAGAGACGCAGCTTCTGCTTCTCTTCAGCGTCTTGAGTTCGGCCTGGTATGTGCAGCCGTCTTCTTCGCGCCCTACAGCGCGTTCCGTCATCCGGATCTCTTCTTCACGGCGGGCGATTTTTTTTTCCTGATGGCGATCATGCTTCGTCTGCTCTCAGGGTGGCCGATCAGGCCCCTCGGCGAGGGAACGCTGCTGTGGTACGCCGGCTTTGTCATGTTGAACTACGGCCTGCTCGTCAGCAGCCTGATCAATGGCGACATGGCGCGCGCGTGGGTGGTCTTCGCCCAGTACCTGTTCGCGTATATCTTGCTGCCCTTCGCTGTGAGCCGTTCGTCCTATGACGACGCCATCACGCTGGCCAAGTGCTGCGTGTACGGAATGGTCACGATGTGCGTTTTCGGCATCGGCGCCTATGCGCTGGGATTCAATGCCGGACATGCCCGACATTTCGCCATCGTCACCGGGGGCGGTCGGTTGACGGGCTTCGTGGACAACGCGAACGGCCTGGCCGGCTACATTGCTCTTACTCTTCCATTACTGTGCTTTCTCACAACCATCAGAGCTTTCAAGCTGCCCACCACCATCGCGCTGGCCGTCCCGTTGCTGGTGGCGCTGGTGCTCGCCAGCTCCAATACCGGACTGATCGGGGCGTTGCTCTCCACCGGGATCTATATGATCGGCGCAAGGCGTCCCAAGATCCTGGCCGTCTTCGTGATGGTGTGCGGGGGGGCGGTGGCTACGGTCGTGTTGTGGGGGGAGCACTTCCTTCCTGCAGTGTTCCAGCGGCGGGTCCTCAACGCCGTTACCGAAGGCGACATCACCGAGGCGGGGACTTTCGTCGACCGCTACGAACTGATCAAGGAAGCATGGCGACTGGCTGATACCCACCTCCTTCTGGGGATGGGCACCGATCAGTATCGCACTGTCAGCGAACAGGGGTTGTCTGTTCACAACGCCTATCTGCTGCTGCTCAACGAGGGCGGTCTGGTCGCCCTCTGCGGCTACCTCCTTATCCTGGGGAGCGCTCTCATAGCGCCGTGGCAGGGTCGCCATCGCCGGGATGGAGGCGCGATACTCCTTTGCACGGTGGCGGTCGCCACGGCCGTGGCGTTCATCGCCTTCTCCGGCACGCATATGTACGCCCGGTTTCTCACAGTGCCTCTGCTGCTGACTGTGGGCGCTGCGGTGGCTTCGGGGCGAGGCAGAACCCGCAGGCCGGCTGCGCCGTCGACCTGGGAACCAATGGGACAGCAGCTCATCTCGGCGAGGAACCAATGACGGTGCGATACGAGCATTCCGACTTGCAAGCCGGTTCTCCAACCGTTTCGTCAGATGGTCTCCAGCGCGGTCCTGGCCACATCATCGGAGCCCTTGCCGCTTCCGTCCGACGCCCCGGGTCGCAAGCGTTCGAAGTTTTCGCAGTCCTGCTTTTGTTGACCGCGTCCCTGGACACGTTTTTCGAGGTCTATCGAATAGCCCTATTCGACGCCATGCCCTACGACGACTACGCCCCCTACCTGCTCCACGTGCTTGGCGAGCCAGGGGGGGCAGTGCCCAGAAGTCCGTTCGTCTACCGGATCGGCTCGGTCATCCTGGCGATTCCGTTCTACTACATGCCGCTGGTGAAGTTGAACGAACCGGCCATGATTTCAGACTCCATTGAATACATCAGGGCGACCCAGGCGATGTCTGCGGCCAATGTATTCTACGTGTTCGTATCCTGCCTCATGACCTACGCCTACTGCCGAATCCGGCTGAAGCTGCCGAGGGAGTGGGGCCTCATAGGGGCTTTGACCCTATTCATCCTGTCTCATTTCCTGGGGCTGACGAGCGTCGACGGGATCGCGTTGCCATTCGTGACCCTTGTCGCCATATCCGTCTTCGAGCGTTCCATGCTGGCCTTCGTGCTGACGGTGCTTGTCGCTGCCTTCGTCAACGAAAAGGTCGCCATTCTTGCCTGTCTTTTGACCGGCAGCCGTTTTCTGTTCGCGCACAATGACCGGCGCTTTTACTTCAAGGCGCTGGTCGCGGCGGCTGCCGTGGTCGCTGCCACCTTCGTTGCCGTGAGCGTTCTCCAGTTCCCCGGATGGGAGCACCAGCGCACGCCTTCAAAATTCCTTTCCTCCGCCGCGGGCATGATAGCGCTGATGTTCAGTCCGAGAGGCGCGTACCGAAACCTGCTTCCGCCATTGATCCTGATCGGCTTGTGGTACCTGTCGCTGGGCGCCCCTCGCAAGGGAAGGATCTCCGAACCGGCGGACTTGGGCGTGATCCTCGGTATTGTGGCCACGGCCTTCGCCGTCGATGTGCGGTACAATGTCGGCCGCATCGCAATGTATTGCGCGCCGCTGTTTGTGATGACCGCAACCCAGGCTCTCGCCTCGTTCAGTTCAAGAGGCGTCGCGGAAGGCGTTCCGATAAGAGCGCCGGAAACCGAGAACGCTGCGGCAATGCCGACAGATCCGGCGCCTGTGAGCGGTGCTCCTCCGCCCGTGGCGTTGCAAGGGACGAGCAGAGCCGATTTCGGCTGACCGGTGAGCGCATCTGCTGTGCGAGGAGGGCGAAAGCGCCGCGGCGGCGGGCGTAGAGCGCAAGCCAAGCTTCCCTGCCAAGACCAATTTTTCCTGACATGACAGCACAGCAGGCAGCACCCAGGATGCCGATCCCCAGGTCAAACAGTGGGGTGTGCGCGTCTGTGCACAGAATGAACCGACCGCGATCCGTCTTGGGAGAGAACTGGATCCATCTCGTGCTTCATACGGACAGGACAACATCCCGCCATCGTCGGCCGGGCCTTGCGACGGCTTGGCCGCTCGGCCCCACGCCTGCGTCTCGTGACCTTGCCACGCGTCCGAGGGCCCCCCGATCCCGGGGCTCCAGAAGCGCGACAGCACACCTTTGCGAAACACACGTATCGCCATCGATGGCTACGGCTGCAGGCTGGGCTGGCGGAGACCTTGATCTCGATCGGCTACAGCATGCGACAAAGCGTGCTGAAGCAAGCCGGTCGCCATACGCGGGGGGCAGGACATGACATCGGTGGAATCCCACAATGCTCCGCGAGACGATGGGGCACGCCCGAAACGGAGGAGCGGGATGGGACGTGGCTTGGGGGCCGCGGCGTGCATCATCGTGGGTGTGTATCTTCTGCTGAGTCCGACCTATGCGCTGCTGAATTTTGCCGCCTATGCATCTGAGGCTCCGCACTTCCTGCGCTACGTCGCCATTCCAGTCCTGATCGCCGTCGGGTTTCTTGGCACAGCCATATTCGCGAGCGCCAACGTGGCCATGATTGTCGGATCGTGCGGCCTGAGCGCTCTTGCCGCTCTCTTCCTGTTCGAGGCGCTTCTGACCATGCAGTCCGTGCCTGTCCGGATGGGCATGCTCGGTCAATTGACTGCCGAGCAGAGAGGAATGCTCGAGAATGCCAATCTTGTGCGAGGCTTCACGCTGCGGCGTCTCAATCACTTGTCCGACAACGAACAGCTGAATCAATCGATCCTGTCGGGCTTCCCTGGCACTCGCGTGGTGCTTTGCGCGCCCGAGGAGAACCTCATCACCTACACGGCCGACCGTTACGGGTTCAACAATCCCGATGAGATCTACAAGTCGCGCGTCGACGTTGTTCTCCTGGGAGACTCCTTCATCGAAGGTTTCTGTCTTCCGCGCGGACAAGACCTGGCATCTCGTTTGAGAAGCCGTGGCGTCGCGGCGGCCGGTTTCGGCATCAGGGGCAACGGGCCGATAGCCGAACTCGCCACTTTGGGTCGGTTCGGACCAATACTGCACCCGCGCCACGCGGTAATGGCGTTCTTTGCCGGCAATGACTGGGAGAATCTCGAAGCGGAACGAAACGACGCGTGGCTGGCGGGAGCCCTGCGTCCCGAGGCGGACTACGGAAATCCCGTCAGCGCGGCGGCGAGTCTCAAGCGTGCGCGAACCGCGTTGCAGCAGCAAGTCGATACCGAGCGCATCAATGCGGTTGATCTCCTGACCGAAACATCGGTCCTGCGCAACTTCGTGGCGCTTCAGCAGACGCTCACGCGCCTTGGGCTCGTCTATCCGAAGATCTCCGAGCCGCTGCCGGAATTCCGGGAGACCCTTCGGCGCGCCAAAGCCGTGGCAGAGAGTTGGGGCGGCACCTTCACGCTGGTCTATATCCCGAGAATTGACCGCTATATGGGAGCACTCTCCTCCAATTTCGCGTTCGACCAGCTGCGCGACCTGGTGTTGGAGGCGGCCAAGGCGGAATCGATCGACGTCATCGATCTCCATCTCAGCCTACGCCAGCAGAAAGACCCGGCGAGCATGTATGCAGCGGATGGCCATTTCAGTCGCGCAGGCGCCGAACTGGCCGCGCAGGTGATCGCCGA
This portion of the Mesorhizobium shangrilense genome encodes:
- a CDS encoding O-antigen ligase family protein → MRDAASASLQRLEFGLVCAAVFFAPYSAFRHPDLFFTAGDFFFLMAIMLRLLSGWPIRPLGEGTLLWYAGFVMLNYGLLVSSLINGDMARAWVVFAQYLFAYILLPFAVSRSSYDDAITLAKCCVYGMVTMCVFGIGAYALGFNAGHARHFAIVTGGGRLTGFVDNANGLAGYIALTLPLLCFLTTIRAFKLPTTIALAVPLLVALVLASSNTGLIGALLSTGIYMIGARRPKILAVFVMVCGGAVATVVLWGEHFLPAVFQRRVLNAVTEGDITEAGTFVDRYELIKEAWRLADTHLLLGMGTDQYRTVSEQGLSVHNAYLLLLNEGGLVALCGYLLILGSALIAPWQGRHRRDGGAILLCTVAVATAVAFIAFSGTHMYARFLTVPLLLTVGAAVASGRGRTRRPAAPSTWEPMGQQLISARNQ
- a CDS encoding SGNH/GDSL hydrolase family protein, which codes for MTSVESHNAPRDDGARPKRRSGMGRGLGAAACIIVGVYLLLSPTYALLNFAAYASEAPHFLRYVAIPVLIAVGFLGTAIFASANVAMIVGSCGLSALAALFLFEALLTMQSVPVRMGMLGQLTAEQRGMLENANLVRGFTLRRLNHLSDNEQLNQSILSGFPGTRVVLCAPEENLITYTADRYGFNNPDEIYKSRVDVVLLGDSFIEGFCLPRGQDLASRLRSRGVAAAGFGIRGNGPIAELATLGRFGPILHPRHAVMAFFAGNDWENLEAERNDAWLAGALRPEADYGNPVSAAASLKRARTALQQQVDTERINAVDLLTETSVLRNFVALQQTLTRLGLVYPKISEPLPEFRETLRRAKAVAESWGGTFTLVYIPRIDRYMGALSSNFAFDQLRDLVLEAAKAESIDVIDLHLSLRQQKDPASMYAADGHFSRAGAELAAQVIADHLKAAEKSARADESKATPHTGYDD